In the genome of Ziziphus jujuba cultivar Dongzao chromosome 10, ASM3175591v1, the window aatttaaaattgttcattTACATCCCTTAGCTATGCTAGTTTCCTTGTAAACTTGTGTCAAGATGTTTGACAGAACCGAGAATTTCATGGTAAGTACCCTATAAGCATCTTTCGTATCTAGCTCTTCTCTTCTGAAACTCCACAGAAACTATAAAAATGAATTAAGAGAATGATGAAAATTGGATatcaacaacttaaatataatgTTAAGTTTAAACTTAAATTTACTTCATAAAGTGTAACTGAAAGAAGACAAAAGGAAGCATCATAAAAGTAATCCCTAAAATATGACTATAATTCCCTCTATTGTAATAACAACAATGAATCTGTGCAGGTTCTGTGCTCAAATTTTTAAGGCAACGACTCAATCATCAATAAGATCCCAAACTTGAAGAACCAATGGTCCAGATTGCAGAGATCAGCATTGAGCATTACAAAGTGCTGAAAAGTTGATCTGAGTAAACACAAACACTACTCGAACAATTGTACCAAGAAGCTCTGCAATTATCTGGTAACTTCAGAACCTGGATGATTGATGTCTTGCCGCAGATGGTATACACAATAAAAGAAACCAATAATCAGGACAGACAATAGTGAAGATTAATGTTATATAAAGGACATATGATTTTGAGGAATAAGTAACTAAAAGaactaaatatcaattttaccaATGTTAGTGAGTCAGTAACTTATCTAAGTTCGTGGAGACATGTAAATGTTGCATTCACTGTGGTACGAAATatttgtatcttttttttttggagatatTAAGGACTATGATTTATGGTTGTAGATTGTCATTTCATCCTTGAAGATTTAACCtgtaaagaataataaaacattGGCCATGTTTGTGAAGGAAGGAAAGTAGTGTAATTGAGCAACTAATTTCTATCCTTATAATACAAGAAAGCTGGTGGCTTGTTAAGTCAGTGGATTCAGTGTCATTATGATGTATGTAAGGGCAGATTATACTCTTCCAGAAAAGGAAAATGCAGTTAGGTCACAATCACGAAAGATCAAtgtcatctttttattttttattttattttattggtatcTGTTTAAAAGAAAGGACTTTCCTCTGGACTACTTGTTTGTAGTCTGTTATGCAGGCgccttattaattaataaaactacatctgttattaaaaatatactgATGTTACTTTTGAATAGGTTATGGTATCTGCCAAGGAAGAGCCCGATTCTTCCCTTCCTCCTGCTATGGATGGCCTTTTGAGGGTTCACAAACGCATTGTTGATGGCTTGGATGGTGATTCTTCTCATGCTCCAACCGCGGCGGGTGGGAAAGTGTCTACGAGGCTGCTTGTAGCTGCCTCACAGGCAGGAAGCTTAATTGGAAAACAGGGAGGAACTGTTAAATCCATTCAAGAATCATCTAATTGCATAGTTAGAGTTCTTGGAGCAGGTTGGTGTCTGCAGATATCTTATAAGCTTCttcaatttttccatatgctttCTTAAATAATAAACCTAGGGATGCATGGTGATATTCAAATACTAAGCTATTTGTTTGCATGGTGATAAGAACTGTATGATATAGTTGCTTTTCTTTTGGGTCAGTTTGTTATATTTAAGATGACAGTAGTTAAttgtagtttttgaaaaaactctTATTTAAATGTTGAATGAATTTTATTCACTAAGATTAAGTTCCTGACAAAAATTTAGAAGCTGATTGGTCAAAACCTGTCTATACTTGTTAATATTGTTTACTCCAATGCTATGCTGAGTATCTGATAAAAAGAATGTCTGTATGTTTCACAATCTTATCGTTCTCTTTTTCTAATCCTGCCTTTCTGCTGGGTGGATATGCTTTTCCTTTAGTTGCTTTTGATAGTTTGCCACATCCTTATATTTCTCATTTTGTTGGTTTGTTGCAATGATTTTCTGCAGAAGACCTACCAGTTTTTGCTCTTCAAGATGATAGAGTTGTTGAAGTTGTTGGTGATGCAGCTGGTGTGCACAAAGCTATTGAGCTAATTGCTTCCCATCTTAGGAAATTTTTAGTTGACCGCAGTATAATTCCAATAATTGAGATGCATGTGAGCTTTCTGTTCTTGATGCCATTGCAGTAATTTGAAGTGACTTTCAATGTTTAATTTGGAGCAAGGACATGCTAATTATGTCTTATTTTCCACCAGATGCAAATGGCGAGTCCTCAGGTGGAGCACATGCCACCTCACCAATCATGGGCGCCACCTCAAGGACTTGCTCCTAATGCTGGAGGAGGTCCTGGATTTGGACACAATCCTCAGTACATGCCACCTCCCCGGCAACTAGACAATTACTATCCCCCTGCTGACTTGCCGCCACCTATGGATAAACAACCTCACCATGGTATATCAGCCTATGGAAGAGAAGCTCCTATGGGTGTCCATGGTCCGTCAAATGCCCAATCGGCACCTTCAATGGTTACAcaggttattttattttcttttttgcctcCTATTTTTTCTCCTTCTAAGTTATGGTGATGTTGCATGTTATGCCATTAGTTGCAAGATTTGTAAAAGATTATTGTGCGTGGGGTCCATACatcttctaaatttttttttattattttgtattttttatatttttttctctctttggtGAAGGCAGAGATTCTTTAATCTTGTCTGTGATGTATTcttattgtttatatatttttttttcagattaatAAGTTAATTCATCAGGTAGTTAGGCAGACCAACTTTGGTTCTCTTGGTAGAAACATTTTGCCTATTATTTAGCCATGTTATTTCTGTGTTAGCATGACAGGAAGTGGGTGAGCATGTACTTTGCTTATTGTTGCTTTGACCTTGCTTGTCCATAAAATGAACCTTGGTTAATTTCCAGAGCCTTTGTATCTACAAGTGGCTGCTGATGCTTGTgtggttttgtttatttttctttctctgtatGTAATTGTTGGTTTTCTTGTTTTGCAGATTACCCAGCAAATGCAAATTCCGCTTTCTTATGCTGATGCTGTTATAGGGACCGCTGGTGCAAGCATAAGCTACATTCGACGAGCTAGTGGGGCAACTGTTACAATACAAGAGACCAGGGGTGTTCCTGGGGAAATGACAGTTGAAATCAGTGGCACCGCTTCCCAAGTCCAAGCTGCTCAACAACTGATACAGGCAATTTTCTTTTCCCTGGACTTTTActtctttttgttattaatttattttaacattCTCATTTGTATCTTTCCTTACCCGTAACCATAAGCTCTAGCTACTTAAGATTGCAGTTTGATATGGATAAGCATGGTTTCATAGGGAGATGATTCTTTGTGCAGAATTTCATGGCTGATGCTGCTGGATCAGCACAGGCCCAAAGTGGGGGTCAAACAGATCAAAGTTACAATTCTTATGCGGCTCATGGTTCGGTGTATGCATCCCCACCATCCAATCCGGGACATGTGGGCCATGCTGGAGGCTATGGTTCTGTATATGGTGCAAACTATGGGTATTAAGTAGGGAATTTCAATTTGGGTTGTCATTGTTGAGACTATAGAATGTTGTCATTGTGAACTCAGTGCAATTATCAAATAGTTTTATTAGGACAATTGTAATATTCTACTTTGCTTTTTATTGTCAATCAATTAGAACTAGTTGCAGGAATGGTTTTTTGTGTGCATTAGGCTAGCCATAGAGTTAAGCCAATACTATATAACTAactatgattttctttcaagctCTCTTTTTCCCCCCTGTTTTTGTCAAATGGACAATCTGATTTGTGTTGTACTTAAAACTAACTAGAATCTGGGCTCTTGTTGATCTGTTGATGCATCTCATAGGAAGAAACCTATAGCTGTTGCTTGAGGGGATTCATGCATAAATCAAAAGTGTGTCTGTAGCAGGTAAATGTTGTGTATGTTGCGGTTACCCGATGCTGTTTGGGATGCTGTTACGGTAAGATGCAATTGATGATAATGAATAATCTGAAGAAATAGTGCTAAAATTTCAACATTAACTTATCCTTGGACCACAGCCTGGTTTAAGTATTGATTATAGGAATGAACTGGTATATTTGCACGGTTACTCTTGAATATAAACTGGTTTAAAAGTTGTTTCAATTTTGAGACTTGAGGAATAGTCTCACAGTTGATGTTTCTCCGTTCTTCATGGATAAGTGAAATACGTAAAAGCTCAATTGCAAGCCTTAGAATCATTAAGATGAATTTATGAATTATCTTTTGGAAGAACGCTAAGATGAACTTGGTAATCAAACCTTTCTTTACCTCCTTAGTAAGAGAAAATTACAATGGATAAACGTGTTCAAGCAATGCTTCTAGTGTGGGATTGGAAAGGAATGGCTTTGTTCTTTCGAACATGGGGTGGTTAGTTTCTAGAACATAGAAGCCAATTTTGTAAACAACATAATTACACAGCCAGGAACTCCAATCCTCGTTTATGAAATGGGACAATTGTTAGCCGGCGTCCTCCATTATTAATTGCTATTCTGATTTTTATTTAGGACAAAGTAAGAAACATAAAGGAGGTAAAAAGAATCTCATACATGATATGCATTGAAAAACATTCCTCAACttccctctttttattttttattttttgtggacATTGATATCCTTGACTTGAGGAAAACGAatggtgaaaaaataaaaaataaaaaataaaataacgagCTCCATGGTTTAACTGGTTAACTTTCTTTTTCAGCTACACACATTCTGATTtatgttaattgaaaaaaagaaaaaagaaaaaagaaatctttatATTGTTATACTTAACTTTAGGACACATGTTGGGAAAATGACAGGTCCCAAAATCTAAGTgggtaattttcaaaaaaaaaaaaaaaattcttccttTAAGCAACAGATTTAGTTCTTTGCTTCATTCACAGAACTTGATTAAGTGATTgattctttcttctctctcacTTAATCTTtagataatataaaaatgattgAAAACTTGGACCATGTGCTATCTCTTGGATGCAAAAACCCAACAAGTTAATCAGCATGGAGAtgtttacaaaagaaaaaaacagtgtGACAAATCTCAGTACTTAGTGATCGATCATCAGTTATGGATCCTCAACTATACAGAGCAGCAGCTTATTATGATGGAACAAGCTTTGAGAGCTTTGCTATGGATGCTGATCCAACCATCTTACCTAAAGAAACCCCTCAGAGGAATGCCATTCTTCATGTTGCAGCATTGAATAAACAAGCACAGATTGCAGAGAAAATCCTCCAGCTTCATTCATCACTTCTATATCACAAGAAATCTGACGGGGATACTCCATTTCATATTGCAGCGAGGGTTGGGTGCCTGGAAATCGTCCAACTATTGTTAAACTACGGAAAATCTGGAAGTGGAGAGATTGAAGCGAACCAAAAAGCAACTAGAATGGTAAACCTGACCAAGGATACAGTGCTGCATGAAGCTGCTCGAAATGGTAATGTTGATGTTGTTGAATTACTAATGGAAGAAGACCCAGGATTGGCTCTCCTTGTAAATGCTGTTGGTGAGTCGCCGCTCTCTGTGGCTGTGGAAAGACAGTTTTTTGATATCGTCCAGCGTTCTTTAAAGCTTACAGATGAATGTTGTTATGGTGGAAGAGATGGTAAACGCCTTGCACGCAGCTGTTCTTTGCTTGCCCAGAGGTAATTATTCTTTCGTTTGACTCTTAATTGATGAGAAAGTTAAGGGCATATCTATTTATGCTTAGTTTGAGTTACATCTTTAATGTTTGCCTTGTACTTTTGAAATGACTGCGCTTTGCTATTGCCTGAAAGAATTTAGTGGTAGCTTTCTCTTGGAGAGGAGTTTCTACTCATTCAGATGACATTGATCTTCTGTTTATTCTCTTAAGTTTATCTTAAATAGttactttcttttcttcatgTCCTAGCTCAGCTAGttactttcttttcttcatgTCCTAGCTCAGCTAATTATGTTGCTCATGTCCTTGCAAAACTCTCTCTTTAGTTTGGTTTTGATGCCAACTATATTAATAGGTTTGACTCTCTTTTTTCTGCCATTTTGTTGATCACTTATTTTTTGTACAAGGGGTTGCCCTGTTTTGTTGCTTCTCTAATAAAGTATTCCGCTTAaccaaaaaacgaaaaaaaaaaaaaaaaaaaatatagaagaagaagaaagaacacACACACTTTCTAATAAAGCATGAACCTAGAGTATACAGACTTCGTTTTTCCATATTAAGTTGAATACTTTAgttctattaattttatcatcTAGACATTATGGAGGAGGTGATGAGGTGATAACTCCATAGCTTACAGAAAAAAGTAAGGCCGGCATGTCTGCTCTTCACATAGCAGCCAAAAATGGATTTGCTGTAGTCATGAGAAAGCTCATAACAAATTATCCAGACATATGGGATTTGTTAAACTGCAATGGTCAGACCGCTCTTCATTTAGCTGTGGAAGGTGGAAAGAGCTCTGTGGTCAAATATTTCTTTACAATACAGGGGTTCTGATGGTTTTTTCAAGAGGCAAGATAAAGATGGAAATACGGCTTTGCATTTGGTTGCCATTGCAGAAGATTATAAGATTTTAATGACCCTGTTGAAAGACGAGAGTGGATGGATGGAAGGCTTGTCAACAAGGAAGGATTAACTGCTTTTGACGTCATTCAATCATGTTAGAAGCTTAAAGATTATCAAAAGATGTAAAAGTCAACCTTTTTTTATTCAGTTCTTATACATTTGAGCTTCTAAGAAAATTGGAGCTTTTGATAACAACAAAGTCTACAGAAACTTGATGATCAGTGGATATATTACAATTGGCTTTTCATTTTGGATTAGTTTTTAAACTTTCCATTCTACAAATGGTAGTTTTTCAAGAGAATTGCTAACCAAACAGATGTTCAGAAACATGAAAGAAGAGTCTTAACAAGTTACGACTGTAACTTATAATACTTTTGCTTATATATTGATGCTAGTAATTAGAAACAGAGAAATCCTTACTCTTTTTCATGTATCGATTGATAAATGATTCAACATATGACTGTGATATATAATGGAAATATGGTATAGGTTCTAATGTTACGCATTAATATTTACAGAGATATATCTCGTCGGAGTTAATAAAAAGAGGTGGTCCGCCAAATCTGAAGCAAGTATTGCTCCATGCACTGCAAAATACTGAAACAGTGGGAAAAAGGACAACAAATGAAAGAAGCTGAGGAGAAAACTGATGGGGAAGTACATCCTCCAGAGAGAAATAGGTAAAGTATATCTACCCCATAAGAAGAGCAAAACAATTGAAAGGGAGAAGGTATACGCCAAGGCCAATGTTTCCACCAAATCGCATCAAAGAAGCATCTGATAATGACATACTCATGGCCACTATCATAGCAACAGTAACGTTTGCGGCAGCTTTCCAAATGCCTGGTGGGTATGAAAGCGAAGATCCTTATAAAGGCTTGCCAGTTTACAGGAACAAAAAGCTTTTCAATTCATTCATAATCTGTGATTCCTTGGCTTTTGGTTTGTCATCTGCGTCCATTTTTATCCACTTCATGGCTTCAATGGGGAAAGATACTCCTGGTGCAACCCACATTCTGCAATATGTCATTGTTTCCACTTACTATTCCATTTTAGCAATAGTGGGGGCTTTCATTTCAGCTTTATGTCTTGTTTCCACCAACTCTAAGGGATTCAAAGTTGCCGCTTACGTTTGTGGTGCTAGCTTCTTTGCTGGCTTTCCCTTTGGCATCTTTGAAAAGTGTCTTAATATAGCTATCCACAAATTAAAATACATGGAGAGAAATGCTTATGAGcaacaataaatattatatggtGACACacagtaattatattttgaaagtgaagagaaagaataagaagaagaagaagaagaagaaaatagcaCAGTTCTTCCTTGTATTGAGTTCTATGAGTCTATCACTTAGTGTAACTTATTCTActtgtattattatatttatatatgttggaaAACATAGTAACATAATCTGTGATTCGTtggcttttgttttttcatgtgCTTCCATTCCATGTTTATCCACTTCATGGTTTCACTATGGAAAGATACTCCCGTAACTGCAACCTACCTGCAATATGCTTTTGTTTCCACCGTCTATTTCATTTTGGCAGTGGCGTAAGCTTTCACTTCAGTTTTCGCTCTTGTTGCCACACACTTTATCCAATATAGTGGCGCAATTGTTTGTGGTTGTAGCTTCTTCTCCGGGCAACTCTCAAAGTCAGACTCATTTAAGAGTCAAATATAGGGATTGTTTTCTTATAGTATAAAGccaataaataaaaggaaacatACTTTAAATAACTGTAATAGTCAAATATATATGGCTTGTATATTCAAATACAGAGACCAGAAGATTAATAAAAGTAGGTGTTCACATGTCTGTGGAGAAGGAGTTAACAATGTAGTCAGGTTGACAGATTATGATATTaaacttaatttattttgtttgttactGTTAGTATTAATTTTCTAATCCTCAATAAAAGAGCGAATATGTTAATAAATCccccaacaaccaaaaaaaccaaagtgCAGAGCCAGCCATGTCTAAAGCTGAGGCCTAACCATTAAATATTCTCCTACTGGATGGCCAAAAGACCTCCATTGCCTTTTAAGTTCATGTAACACAGTGTTGGCTTCTCACATGGCGATTCGCTGATTGGTTTTTTAATTGTGCATTAGTACTTGGTATGTGAAGccgtttaaaacaaatattaagccATAGACTTGGTTGACCAACATGGTTTTTTTGACAAAGACTAAGTGGACATATTTTATGTCAAGtagacaaataaacaaatatattgggGGAATATATTGGgggatataataaaataagttcCAATTCTCTGTTCAAAGCATTCAATTTCCATAAACAAGAGTTAAGATAGAAAGCTCtgtttatatttgaaataaatgaccATAATAGTAATATTGATAATATACAGGTCAAAAACCTAAAGTCACTTTGCACTGTGAAATATCAGATTAATGATTAATAGATGATAACAAGGATCTTTCCAAGTCGGATCTGTAAGCATGCTAATGAGCCAAAATTTTAACAGTAACATACAGAAAACAAAAGCCATGAGAGCCAATCAAAACATTCctcttctcctcctcctccaccttCATGTTCTCTTGCTTGCCTTGCTTTCATTAAAGACAACATCCTCGCCAAGAACTCAAGCTGAAGCTCTCATCAAATGGAAGAACAGCTTGTCTTCTTCTCCACCTTCTCTAAATTCATGGTCCCTCTCCAACCTCAACAACCTCTGCAACTGGTCTGCCATTGTTTGCAAAAACACTACAGGAACAGCCTTCCAATTAGACCtttcaaatataaatgtaaCTGGAACACTGAACCATTTCAACTTCAGTCAGTTTCTTGAGCTGAGCGTCTTCAAACTTAACAACAACACTCTCAAAGGGACAATACCGTCAGCCATTGGAAGCCTCTCCAAGCTCACTTTGTTGGACTTGGGCAACAACTTTTTGGAAGGGGAAATACCTGTTGAGATAGGCAGGTTGACAGAGCTTCGGTATCTTAGTGTTCACAACAACAATCTCAATGGCACCATCCCCCATCAACTCAGCAATCTCCAAAAGGTATGGTACTTGGACCTTGGATCAAACTATTTAGAATCCCCTGACTGGTCCAAATTTTCAGCCATGCCATCGTTGACCTACCTTGACCTTTATCTCAATAACCTTAATTCAGAATTCCCACATTTCATATCTGACTCTAGGAACTTGACGTTCCTTGATTTGTCCCATAACATTAATTTGACAGGGCAGATACCAGAATGGGTATTTAGCAACCTGGGAAAGCTTGAATATCTCAATCTCACAAATTGCCAATTCAGGGATGTGTTGTCATCAAACATTTCCAAGCTTTCCAATCTCTTACACCTTATTCTATCAGTTAATCACTTTAATGGTACAATTCCTGTAGATATTGGTTATATACCCCATCTTCAACGAATTGATTTGTTTAACAATTTCTTTGAAGGTCAAATTCCTTCCACCATAGGCCAACTCAAGGAGCTCTCCCACCTGGACCTACGCCAAAACTTTTTAAACTCTACAGTCCCTCGTGAGCTTGGTTCTTGTACTAATCTCACCTACTTGGCCCTGTCTATGAATGAACTTAGTGGGCAGCTACCTTCATCACTGTCCAATCTAAAAAATCTCATTGCTTTGGGTTTatctgataattttttttctggtCCTGTATCCCCTGTTCTGCTTTCCAATTGGACTGAATTGTCGTCATTGCAACTTTACAACAATAGCTTCAGTGGCAAAGTTCCACGGGAAATTGGCCAGTTGAAAAAGCTCAATTTCCTTTATCTctactacaataatttcaatGGTCCCATTCCCCAAGAGATAGGAAAATTGAATGCTTTAGTAGAATTAGACTTGTCAGGAAACCAGCTCTCGGGTCCGATACCTGTTACTCTGTGGAATCTTACAAAACTTGAATATGTCCAGCTTTTCTACAACTACCTGATTGGGAGAATCCCTCCGGAGATGGGAAATATGACATCGCTGGTTATCTTCGACGTCAACAACAACCTATTGTCGGGTGAATTACCAGATACAATTTCTAGACTCAGTAATTTGGTGGGATTCTCTGTGTTCAACAATAATTTCTCAGGAAACATTCCGAGAGATTTCGGGAAGAACAGTCCTCAGTTGGTCACAGTTAGCTTTTCAAACAACAGTTTTTCGGGAGAATTGCCTCCAGAATTGTGTAGTGGGTTTGCTCTTGAAGTTCTGACGGtgaataataacaattttacaGGGCCACTGCCAGAGTGCTTGAGAAATTGTTCAGGATTAAGAAGGGCACGTTTTGATAACAATTATTTCACCGGAAATATTACAAATGCGTTTGGTGTTTATCCGCAGCTCGAATTCGTCGCTCTCAGTGACAATCAGTTCGTCGGTACAATCTCACCGGAGTGGGGCGAATGTAAAAATCTCACAAACATGCAGATGGGTCGGAATAAACTTTCCGGTCAGATTCCACCTGAGTTTGGAAACCTAAGTCAGTTATACCGTCTGATGCTGGAGTTCAACGACTTGACTGGGGAAATTCCATCTGAACTGCAAAGTCTAGGCAAGCTGGGCATCCTCAATCTCAGCAACAACCACTTGTCGGGAGAAATCCCTGAGACTATGGGCAATCTGGCTTCTATAAAATATCTTGATTTATCGGCAAATAATTTTTCCGGGAAAATACCATACGTGCTTGATAATTGTGTGGCATTGTTAACCTTGGACCTAAGCCACAACAATCTGTCGGGCAAAATCCCCTCGAACTTGTTCAATCTCTATGATCTGCAAACTCTCAATGTCTCCTATAATCATCTCTCTGGTCCGATCCCATCGTCACTTTCTGAAATGGTTAACCTGGttgatgttgatttttcttACAATAACTTGACGGGTTCGATCCCAAATGTTGGGATTTCAAAATACAATCCTGCAAAGGGCGTTTTTGCTGGAAACTCCGGTTTGTGTGGAAGCCACTTTTATGGCGTTAATCCATGCACAGTTTCCAGCTCCAACAAAGAATCCACGGGCAGCAAATCCAGTAATATTCTGACCGTAATCCTCATTGCCGTCATTATACCAGTAGCGATTGCCAGTATTGCCATAGCTATAATTTTCCTCATGTGTCGAAAACCCAGACTCCTGGATTATAAAAGAACCAAAACTCTAACTGCAGAATTCGAGAAGTTGGAGTCGATATTGATATGGGAAACAGAAGGAAAATTCACATTTCGGGAAATCGTGAAGGCCATCGAGGACTTCCATGACAAGTACTGCATCGGGAAAGGAGGATTCGGCATCGTTTACAAAGCGGATTTGCCTTCAGGTCTGGTTGTTGCGGTTAAGCGGCTGAATACAGTGGACTCCAGTGACATTCCGGAAATAAACTTGGTGAGTTTCCAGAATGAGATACGGAGTCTGACAAATATCCGGCACCGGAATATCATAAAGCTTCATGGATTCTGCTCCTGGAGGGATTGTTTGTACTTGGTTTACGAGTACATTGAGAAAGGGAGCTTGAAAGATGCATTGTATCGGAGGTGGGATAATGATGAAGAGCATATGGGATGGGATAAAAGGGTGAGAATTGTGCAAGGACTAGCTAATGCGCTTTCCTACTTGCACCACGATTGTTCTCCTCCAATCATCCACCGGGATGTGACTTTG includes:
- the LOC107412214 gene encoding flowering locus K homology domain isoform X1; the protein is MYSADYFGATYMAEVDQSYNEQEIDHVPENSEVPILEELQPEQKEEEHDEETVVGGGVEKKWPGWPGESVFRMLVPAQKVGSIIGRKGEFIKKIVEETRARIKILDGPPGTAERAVMVSAKEEPDSSLPPAMDGLLRVHKRIVDGLDGDSSHAPTAAGGKVSTRLLVAASQAGSLIGKQGGTVKSIQESSNCIVRVLGAEDLPVFALQDDRVVEVVGDAAGVHKAIELIASHLRKFLVDRSIIPIIEMHMQMASPQVEHMPPHQSWAPPQGLAPNAGGGPGFGHNPQYMPPPRQLDNYYPPADLPPPMDKQPHHGISAYGREAPMGVHGPSNAQSAPSMVTQITQQMQIPLSYADAVIGTAGASISYIRRASGATVTIQETRGVPGEMTVEISGTASQVQAAQQLIQNFMADAAGSAQAQSGGQTDQSYNSYAAHGSVYASPPSNPGHVGHAGGYGSVYGANYGY
- the LOC107412214 gene encoding flowering locus K homology domain isoform X2, producing the protein MAEVDQSYNEQEIDHVPENSEVPILEELQPEQKEEEHDEETVVGGGVEKKWPGWPGESVFRMLVPAQKVGSIIGRKGEFIKKIVEETRARIKILDGPPGTAERAVMVSAKEEPDSSLPPAMDGLLRVHKRIVDGLDGDSSHAPTAAGGKVSTRLLVAASQAGSLIGKQGGTVKSIQESSNCIVRVLGAEDLPVFALQDDRVVEVVGDAAGVHKAIELIASHLRKFLVDRSIIPIIEMHMQMASPQVEHMPPHQSWAPPQGLAPNAGGGPGFGHNPQYMPPPRQLDNYYPPADLPPPMDKQPHHGISAYGREAPMGVHGPSNAQSAPSMVTQITQQMQIPLSYADAVIGTAGASISYIRRASGATVTIQETRGVPGEMTVEISGTASQVQAAQQLIQNFMADAAGSAQAQSGGQTDQSYNSYAAHGSVYASPPSNPGHVGHAGGYGSVYGANYGY
- the LOC107412134 gene encoding uncharacterized protein LOC107412134 translates to MDPQLYRAAAYYDGTSFESFAMDADPTILPKETPQRNAILHVAALNKQAQIAEKILQLHSSLLYHKKSDGDTPFHIAARVGCLEIVQLLLNYGKSGSGEIEANQKATRMVNLTKDTVLHEAARNGNVDVVELLMEEDPGLALLVNAVGESPLSVAVERQFFDIVQRSLKLTDECCYGGRDGKRLARSCSLLAQR
- the LOC132799699 gene encoding protein ACCELERATED CELL DEATH 6-like; this encodes MFPPNRIKEASDNDILMATIIATVTFAAAFQMPGGYESEDPYKGLPVYRNKKLFNSFIICDSLAFGLSSASIFIHFMASMGKDTPGATHILQYVIVSTYYSILAIVGAFISALCLVSTNSKGFKVAAYVCGASFFAGFPFGIFEKCLNIAIHKLKYMERNAYEQQ
- the LOC125420908 gene encoding MDIS1-interacting receptor like kinase 2-like yields the protein MLMSQNFNSNIQKTKAMRANQNIPLLLLLHLHVLLLALLSLKTTSSPRTQAEALIKWKNSLSSSPPSLNSWSLSNLNNLCNWSAIVCKNTTGTAFQLDLSNINVTGTLNHFNFSQFLELSVFKLNNNTLKGTIPSAIGSLSKLTLLDLGNNFLEGEIPVEIGRLTELRYLSVHNNNLNGTIPHQLSNLQKVWYLDLGSNYLESPDWSKFSAMPSLTYLDLYLNNLNSEFPHFISDSRNLTFLDLSHNINLTGQIPEWVFSNLGKLEYLNLTNCQFRDVLSSNISKLSNLLHLILSVNHFNGTIPVDIGYIPHLQRIDLFNNFFEGQIPSTIGQLKELSHLDLRQNFLNSTVPRELGSCTNLTYLALSMNELSGQLPSSLSNLKNLIALGLSDNFFSGPVSPVLLSNWTELSSLQLYNNSFSGKVPREIGQLKKLNFLYLYYNNFNGPIPQEIGKLNALVELDLSGNQLSGPIPVTLWNLTKLEYVQLFYNYLIGRIPPEMGNMTSLVIFDVNNNLLSGELPDTISRLSNLVGFSVFNNNFSGNIPRDFGKNSPQLVTVSFSNNSFSGELPPELCSGFALEVLTVNNNNFTGPLPECLRNCSGLRRARFDNNYFTGNITNAFGVYPQLEFVALSDNQFVGTISPEWGECKNLTNMQMGRNKLSGQIPPEFGNLSQLYRLMLEFNDLTGEIPSELQSLGKLGILNLSNNHLSGEIPETMGNLASIKYLDLSANNFSGKIPYVLDNCVALLTLDLSHNNLSGKIPSNLFNLYDLQTLNVSYNHLSGPIPSSLSEMVNLVDVDFSYNNLTGSIPNVGISKYNPAKGVFAGNSGLCGSHFYGVNPCTVSSSNKESTGSKSSNILTVILIAVIIPVAIASIAIAIIFLMCRKPRLLDYKRTKTLTAEFEKLESILIWETEGKFTFREIVKAIEDFHDKYCIGKGGFGIVYKADLPSGLVVAVKRLNTVDSSDIPEINLVSFQNEIRSLTNIRHRNIIKLHGFCSWRDCLYLVYEYIEKGSLKDALYRRWDNDEEHMGWDKRVRIVQGLANALSYLHHDCSPPIIHRDVTLSNILLDLEFEPRLSDFGTARLLSPDSSNWTTLAGSYGYMAPELGLTMRVTEKCDVYSFGVVALEMMMGKHPGEFLVSLLSSSSSSSSTTLLLKDVLDPRLRPPRRQVAVAVVLVVTLALACTRSSPRSRPAMNFVSQQLSALNSRTRTYLSEPLDILTINKLLNLS